A portion of the Malania oleifera isolate guangnan ecotype guangnan chromosome 3, ASM2987363v1, whole genome shotgun sequence genome contains these proteins:
- the LOC131151952 gene encoding 3-ketoacyl-CoA synthase 11-like yields MAEVRAARSPESAGINSRSNKHNLPNFLLSVRLKYVKLGYHYLISHAMYLLLTPLLAAVTAHLSTLTLDDFLHLWNHLKFNLVTVVLGSTLIVFLATLYFMSRPRQVYLLDFACYKPDPARICSREVFLKRSALTGTFSAENLAFQKKLMTRSGLGQKTYLPEAVMRVPPNPCMAEARKEAETVMFGAIDELLAKTGVKAKDIGILVVNCSLFNPTPSLSAMVVNHYKLRGNILSYNLGGMGCSAGLISIDLAKQLLQVHPNSYALVVSMENITLNWYFGNNRSMLLPNCLFRMGGAAILLSNRPSDRRRSKYRLIHTVRTHKGSDDKCYRCVFQHEDDDRNVGVALSKDLMAVAGETLKTNITTLGPLVLPISEQLLFFATLVARKILKIKIKPYIPDFKLAFEHFCIHAGGRAVLDEVEKNLDLSDRHMEPSRMTLYRFGNTSSSSLWYELAYSEAKGRIRKGDRTWQIAFGSGFKCNSAVWRALRTVDPSKEKNPWTDEIDGFPVHVPEEATLDGTS; encoded by the exons ATGGCGGAAGTGAGAGCTGCACGTTCACCAGAATCAGCAGGGATCAACAGCAGATCGAACAAGCACAACCTCCCCAACTTCCTCCTCTCCGTCAGACTGAAGTACGTGAAGCTGGGCTACCACTACTTAATCTCCCACGCCATGTACCTCTTGCTCACGCCGCTCCTCGCCGCCGTCACAGCTCACCTCTCCACCCTCACCCTCGACGACTTCCTCCACCTCTGGAACCACCTCAAATTCAACCTGGTCACCGTCGTACTCGGCTCCACCCTCATCGTCTTCCTCGCCACCCTCTACTTCATGAGCCGCCCCCGCCAGGTCTACCTCTTGGACTTCGCCTGCTACAAGCCCGACCCCGCCCGGATATGCAGCCGCGAAGTGTTCCTAAAGCGGTCGGCGCTGACGGGGACGTTCTCGGCGGAGAACTTGGCGTTCCAGAAGAAGCTGATGACGCGGTCGGGGCTGGGGCAGAAGACGTACTTGCCGGAGGCGGTGATGCGGGTGCCGCCGAACCCGTGCATGGCGGAGGCGAGGAAGGAGGCGGAGACGGTGATGTTCGGGGCCATCGACGAGCTGCTGGCGAAGACGGGGGTGAAGGCCAAGGATATTGGGATACTGGTAGTAAACTGCAGCTTGTTCAATCCGACGCCGTCGCTTTCGGCGATGGTGGTCAACCATTACAAGCTGAGGGGGAACATTCTGAGTTATAATCTGGGCGGGATGGGGTGCAGCGCCGGGCTAATTTCCATTGACCTTGCCAAGCAGCTTTTGCAG GTGCACCCCAACTCGTACGCCCTGGTAGTCAGCATGGAGAACATCACCCTGAACTGGTACTTCGGCAACAACCGCTCCATGCTCCTCCCGAACTGCCTCTTCCGCATGGGCGGCGCTGCCATCCTCCTCTCCAACCGCCCCTCCGACCGCCGCCGCTCCAAGTACCGGCTCATCCACACCGTCCGCACCCACAAGGGCTCCGACGACAAGTGCTACCGCTGCGTCTTCCAGCACGAGGACGACGACCGCAACGTCGGTGTCGCCCTCTCCAAAGATCTCATGGCTGTCGCTGGCGAGACCCTCAAGACCAACATCACCACCCTCGGCCCCCTCGTCCTCCCTATCTCCGAGCAACTCCTCTTCTTCGCCACCCTCGTCGCCCGCAAAATCCTCAAGATCAAAATCAAACCCTACATTCCCGACTTCAAGCTAGCCTTCGAACATTTCTGCATCCACGCCGGCGGCCGCGCGGTTCTCGACGAGGTGGAGAAGAACCTCGACCTCTCCGACCGGCACATGGAACCTTCTAGAATGACGCTGTACAGGTTCGGCAACACTTCCAGCAGCTCTCTGTGGTACGAGCTGGCTTACTCGGAGGCCAAGGGGAGGATCCGAAAGGGTGATCGGACGTGGCAGATCGCTTTCGGATCCGGGTTCAAGTGTAACAGCGCCGTGTGGCGGGCGCTCCGGACCGTCGATCCGTCCAAGGAGAAGAACCCCTGGACGGACGAGATTGATGGGTTTCCTGTTCATGTGCCTGAAGAGGCAACTCTGGATGGAACTTCTTAA